The Bacteroidia bacterium genomic interval TTGCCCCGAATTGAGGACAGTCATGTGGTGATCTATCTGAGGAGAGATGTAAACAAAGGACTCCTGGGTACCTTACAGGAAGGATTGGGAGTAGCCAGTCGAGAGCTCAATCTTCAGCAGCTAAAAAGCATGAGCCATGAATTTGATACGAGTGAGCAGGAGGAGCTTCAGCGATTCATCCAATTATTAAGTCAAAAGAAGGAAGCTAGTCCTGCGCCAGTCACATTTAGTGAAGAAGAACTTGAAGGATTCCACCAGGCAAAAAACCTCTTGCCTGTTTGGCTAAAAATTGAAGAAAAAACGGGAAAACCCATGATCCTGATACTCGATCAGGTAGAAGAAATGTATACCCGGCCTCAGGGAAAAAAGCTCAATTCTCCTTTTGCGGAAAATGATGCTCAATTGTCAGAAGATGAATTCAATCTCTTCTTAGCAGCTCTTCAAAAACTCCTGAATACCAAAAACGGATCTTTCAAAGGAAAACTGATTCTCGCATATCGAAAAGAATACCATCCGGAGATTGAGGAAAGACTTAAAAATGCAGAGATTCATCGGAGTACCATTTTCCTTGAACATCTCCATGCAAAAAATATCGAGGAAATCATCCAGGTTTATGGCCATAGACCTGCCTTAAAAAAGGCCTATAATCTAAAAATTGAAGAAGGACTCCCCGAACTCATTGCTAAAGACTTAAGCTCAAATCCTGATTCTCCTGTTGCACCGGTTTTGCAGATCATCCTCAGCCGTATGTGGCAAATGGCTTTGAAAGAAAATCCGGAAGAGCCCATTTTCAAGCATGCATATTATAAGCAACTCCTGAATGAAGGAATTGAGTTGCGGGATTTCTTTTTGAAGCAATTGGAAGTCATGCGGTCGATGAAGAAACAATTGGGGGAAGTAGTGGACTCGGGACTGGCTTTGGATCTGCTAAAATTTCATGTCACAGAATTAGGAACGGCAGGAAGTCAAAAAATGGAAAAGATCCGGGATCGCTACCAGGATCATATGGAGGAAATAGAAGAACTGGTCAGCCGTTGCGAAGACCTCTCATTGCTGGCCTCTCTCGACGATGCCGAACAGACCATGCTCGCTCATGATACCCTCGCTCCCATCGTTGAGTTTGAATACAATGAATCTGATAAGCCTGCCCAGCGGGCTTCCCGAATTCTTTCTGCCAAACTGATGGACCTGAATGCCCTCGAAAAGCAGGCGGATACCGAATGGGAAAAGGAAGCCCTGAAAGAAAAAGTCTTTCTGGATGAAGTCGATTTGGGAGTGGTTGAAAGTGGAATGAAACATATGCGTTCCCTTCAAACAGGGGAACTTGAATTAATCCAGAGAAGTCAGAAGATCAGAAATAAAAAACGAGCAGAAAAGAAGCGCAACCGACTCATACAAATCGGAAGTGGCATTGCCCTCATATTAGGTGCAGTCATTTTTGCTTTCTTTCAGCGGTATAATGCACAGGTAATTCTGGAAGCGAATACGGTACGAGTAGAAAGGAATATTGAGCGGGCAAATGAAGCTATTCATCGCTTGCGATATCCTATAGCCCTGGAGTTTCTGGAAGAATCGGCCAGCATGAAACTCAATGTTGAGCAAACCCTGAGCGGACTGAATGAACTAGCTTTCGTTTACCAGCAAATAGGCAGATCTGATTCTGTGCTTAAAATTCTGGATTTAGCCGAACCTTTACTGGAGGGTTCCAATTCAGATGAATTTAGCAGGCATTTGAATTTGGCAAGGAACAATCCCTCGGATTCTCTTTTACAACTTAGCAGGCTACACCTTTCCTCCACAGAAAAGGAAAAACTGCTAGCAGAAAAATATTTCCCCATTACCCTTCCAGTAGAAGGAGGAGAATTTTTCATGGGAACTGATGAACCTGTTCGAGATGAAGAAGATGCCCAGCCCAGACATAAAGTCGCTGTTTCGGATTTTGAAATGGGGAAGTTTGAGATTACGGCAGCACAATTTCATCTATTCGGCATGTTGACCGATAGTATGCCTGCTATGCCTTCCTCTGACTGGCTGGCAGATCACCCGATGGTCGCCATAAATTGGAACCTGGCCAGTGCCTATTGCAAATGGCTTTCGATCAAAACCGGAGAAAGGTATCGCCTTCCTACTGAAGCAGAATGGGAATATGCCGCTTCCGGAGGCAAATTGAGTAAGGGGTATTTGTATTCTGGTTCAAATAAAATCGGAGAAGTAGCTCATTATAAAAAGAATTCAAACTTCACTTCTGCTGTAGGCCAAAAGGCAGCCAATGAATTAGGGCTTTATGATATGAGTGGAAATGTAAAGGAATGGTGCTATGACTATTACGCGCCTTATTCCGGGACTTTTCAAGAAAATCCCACAGGCCCCAATGAAAATGAGATCAATGGAACCGCCTTCGTTATAAATCGGGGTGGGGGATGGAGTCAGGAAGTTTCCCAAAGCAGAAAAACTTTCCGCTTGTATAATCTGGTGACCTACAAAGATGTTGTTCTTGGTTTTCGGGTAGTGAAAGAAATACAGAAATAAAAAAAGCGGGACTGAGAATACTCAGTCCCGCTTTTCATTTATAGGTGTTTCTTTTCTGCTTTATTCTATACCTGAGAAGGCCCCCACGCCAAAGTTCAACAATTCTTTCCCTCCATCCGGATCCATGCTCAGGCTGAAATGCATGAAGAAGTCATAATTGGTAATTATATACATCCTTTCTCCTCCTTCCATATCAGATTCTCCATCGACGGATTCATAATCTGTATAATAAATACAAGGAAGGTCTGCTTTATGTAAAATCAATTCAAAATCTTCTTCTGGCCCATCTTCCTCATTGAAATCCTGGGGATAATGCTCCCGGTCAATGACTCCATAATGCCCTTCTCCTTCGCGTTCTTCTATGGATAAAAATCCTCCGCCACTTCCATAATCTACATCTGACTGGATGTACAAATAAGAACCGGAAGGATCATATTCACTATATTCACCGGCCATATCTGTAATTCTCAACATCTGAAAATATCCGTTACCTACTCCCAGGTCGATGATCATTACGGCCTCTTCTTCATTAGCAAAGCCCATCCCTGCAAAGAATAGTCCCATATCAATGAAATCTTCTTCCTCTTCAGCAATACTCGCAGATTCCAGGTCGATGAAATAGGTATCAAAGGTTTCAAGATTTTCTTCATTGACTGTATAGCCCCCAATCAGAACTTCTCCGTCTACTTCAAAGGTCAAATCGCCTTGCATAACCATTGCAATTTCTTCTTGCATGAGCGAAATCTCTTCTTCCAGATTGACTTGTTCCGGCAACCACTCATTGGTATTGTAGATTTTCATAAGAAAGGAACCTGTTAGCGGTTCTTCTGGATCATGTGCGAATAAAGCGAGTCCCCAGTTCATACCTTCGCTGTAACCCTGATCAGCATCATGCTCTTTCAGGTTGAGGTGCAGTACGATATAGGCTCCATCGAAGTATTGGAAATTCTCAGCATTATTGACTTTTGTATTGATGCCCGAATAGATGCTGACTAATTCTGTTCCGCCCGGAAAGTTGGTCGCAACGAATTTGTCCTCCAATTCAACTCCATAAAAATGGGAGCCGTCTTTCTCGAAGTGGTAAATATCCGAGTTCGCTTTTTCCTGGGGATCATTGTAGGTGTCAAATTCTCCGTATTCTTCTTTGCCGCTGGTCAGATTTTCTGCACGATAAAGCTGTGAAGATCGATCAAATTCATAAAGGATGATATCTCCGGGAGTACCAGCTCCTGTACTTATGGTTTTGCCGACAGCATCTCGATTGATGGTTTTACCAACGGTGTTTACTTTATCACCTGTCGGGGCAGAACGTGAGTCGGAAAATAGCTCGGCATTGTTGTCTGCAGCAGCGTTATTTTCTGCAGCATTTTCGGTTGAAGATGGAGGGGTTGAAGTAGCTGTACTTTCTCCACCACCCCCGCAAGCAGATAATAAAAATACTGATAGATAGATCAAAAATAGTTGTGGTGTTCGTTTCATGACGATTTTTGTTTTAAGGCATTCATTTCCAATGTATGAAAATTATTAAGCCTTAAAAAACATCAAAAATCTAAACAAGCCCAGCTGAGGGTTTCGCTTACTGTAGGAATCTTATATTCCTTTCTTCCCTATTTATAGAAGCTCCAGCACTTCTTTCTTGCCCTTCCTGTTTGTCGATATCAACTTCTCCGGGCATTGCTCTCCAGCTTGACCGAGGGTTTCAACAACTTTTTCCTGCTGAACACTGATCCTTTGCATGATGAGAAATTTATTATTTAAGTTCTTTTTCTAGTTTTTCGAGCCTTTCCTGAAGGTCTTCGATCACCTTCGCTTGTATTTCAATCATATCTTGTTGCTCCTGAATCGCTTTGATAGCCAAAACACTGAATTCAGCATATTTTAATCCTTTGATTCCCTCCTTTTCGATTAGCTGATTGGGAAATAGCTCTTCCACTTCCTGAGCAATAAAACCAGTCGAAAGAGGGGCATCTTTCTTACTGTCCTTGAATTGATAGGTGCTGGGACGGAGCTGTAAAATTCTTGGCAGTACATCTGGCAATAGTTTGATGTTCTTTTTAAGACTACGATCAGACGTTTTTATATAGCTTCCATCCGAATCCAGGATATAGGATTTCAGGGAATTGTTAAAATAAAAATTATAATCAGCCGACTGGTCAACCGATGTTTCCCAGTGCCCAGCTCCAGAAAGATTGAGGAAGATTCCATTACCTATGCCTGGGTTGGGTTGCTCAATGTCCAGCATGGATCGGGGGCTGTTGTGGTTTATCCCGACTCTCGCATTTTTCAGAACGGTAAATGCATTAGAACGGTTGAAAGTATCTATGCTATTTCCCACTTCAAAAATCGGGTCGTCTGCATGCCAGGCATTTGGACTTCCTCCTCCAATATTACCTGCCCCTACTGCGGTTGAAACGAAGGCATCTGCTCGTGTATAATATCCTGCTGAGACGGCTGAATTTCCAATGGTTCTGGAAAGGTGTCCTAAAGCTACTGAACCAAAATTAGTTGACGAAGCTCGAATTCCTATGGCTATTGATCCCGCTCCTGTTGCTTTTGTATTGTTTCCTATTGCCACAGAAGCCCAACCGACATTTGCTGGGTCCCAAAAATCGAATCCTGTGCCCCCAATTATGGAACCATCAGCATTGAGTTGACCTGCGCGAAAGGCCCCTCCTCTTCCAGGCTTGAACATCACTTTGGGATCTGGAAAGAAATTACTTTTCCCGAGTGTATCTGCACCAAACAGGACTGTATTCCCTTCTCCTACATGAAAAGGTGCCTGGGCAGGGAAATTACCTACTAGAATCCCAACACGTCCATTATCATAATGTATCCCCAAGCTGTCTTGATTCCAAAGAGCTTGAGGTATCCTAATAGTTCCTCCTCCCCTTGACAAAGAAAGGTCATTCCCAGAGAGAGAAATGCTCTGGATCTCATTCATCGGGTCAGCGTCTATATCGCTGGTCTCATCAGCCTGAGGAATCCATGCTGTACCGTTCCACTTTAAGACTTCCCCGATAGCAGCTTGAGCAACAGAAACTTCCTCAATGTCAGCTAGACTAATA includes:
- a CDS encoding SUMF1/EgtB/PvdO family nonheme iron enzyme — protein: MSKRPVIFLAFANEKEQAARYLRGLAIEQRKLKAALEPAVDAGLCELVVESNATLESIINTFQKARYRDRIAVFHYGGHADGYQLLLETANDNNEIAHGAGLVSFLGGQKGLRFIFLNGCSTQQQSLELLKAGIPAVIGTSNSIADNIATQLGARFYSSIGQGNNLARAWKEAQDEIKIRSGASTDLRSLYFGDEDDTQVQADRFPWDIYYREGSEIVKKWNLPDAGNNPLFGLPDIPGSYEYPQSPFRFLKRYTRDDSRVFFGRSSSIQSLYKQVTDPNASPLLLFHGQSGAGKSSLLDSGLLPRIEDSHVVIYLRRDVNKGLLGTLQEGLGVASRELNLQQLKSMSHEFDTSEQEELQRFIQLLSQKKEASPAPVTFSEEELEGFHQAKNLLPVWLKIEEKTGKPMILILDQVEEMYTRPQGKKLNSPFAENDAQLSEDEFNLFLAALQKLLNTKNGSFKGKLILAYRKEYHPEIEERLKNAEIHRSTIFLEHLHAKNIEEIIQVYGHRPALKKAYNLKIEEGLPELIAKDLSSNPDSPVAPVLQIILSRMWQMALKENPEEPIFKHAYYKQLLNEGIELRDFFLKQLEVMRSMKKQLGEVVDSGLALDLLKFHVTELGTAGSQKMEKIRDRYQDHMEEIEELVSRCEDLSLLASLDDAEQTMLAHDTLAPIVEFEYNESDKPAQRASRILSAKLMDLNALEKQADTEWEKEALKEKVFLDEVDLGVVESGMKHMRSLQTGELELIQRSQKIRNKKRAEKKRNRLIQIGSGIALILGAVIFAFFQRYNAQVILEANTVRVERNIERANEAIHRLRYPIALEFLEESASMKLNVEQTLSGLNELAFVYQQIGRSDSVLKILDLAEPLLEGSNSDEFSRHLNLARNNPSDSLLQLSRLHLSSTEKEKLLAEKYFPITLPVEGGEFFMGTDEPVRDEEDAQPRHKVAVSDFEMGKFEITAAQFHLFGMLTDSMPAMPSSDWLADHPMVAINWNLASAYCKWLSIKTGERYRLPTEAEWEYAASGGKLSKGYLYSGSNKIGEVAHYKKNSNFTSAVGQKAANELGLYDMSGNVKEWCYDYYAPYSGTFQENPTGPNENEINGTAFVINRGGGWSQEVSQSRKTFRLYNLVTYKDVVLGFRVVKEIQK
- a CDS encoding tail fiber domain-containing protein, which gives rise to MKNLRIPPSLMLSWVWLMLCLLPSVSLAQSPQGINYQSVLRDASGIIKNQVVLIRFSIIPRSSGIVSYVETHAENTNEFGLINLTIGSSSTHTGNFSDIAWGSDIFDLKIEVDQGNGFQDMGNTQLQSVPYSLFADKANSVESISLADIEEVSVAQAAIGEVLKWNGTAWIPQADETSDIDADPMNEIQSISLSGNDLSLSRGGGTIRIPQALWNQDSLGIHYDNGRVGILVGNFPAQAPFHVGEGNTVLFGADTLGKSNFFPDPKVMFKPGRGGAFRAGQLNADGSIIGGTGFDFWDPANVGWASVAIGNNTKATGAGSIAIGIRASSTNFGSVALGHLSRTIGNSAVSAGYYTRADAFVSTAVGAGNIGGGSPNAWHADDPIFEVGNSIDTFNRSNAFTVLKNARVGINHNSPRSMLDIEQPNPGIGNGIFLNLSGAGHWETSVDQSADYNFYFNNSLKSYILDSDGSYIKTSDRSLKKNIKLLPDVLPRILQLRPSTYQFKDSKKDAPLSTGFIAQEVEELFPNQLIEKEGIKGLKYAEFSVLAIKAIQEQQDMIEIQAKVIEDLQERLEKLEKELK